In Streptomyces sp. NBC_00344, the genomic window CGACTCGAACTTCGTGTCCGAGCGGAAGAGCTCCGCGTTACAGGCCCGGCACGAGTAGACGCCGGTGGTCTTGGTGTCGGTGTACTCGCCGACGAACGCGGGCTCGGTGCCGGCCTGGCGCAGCACGGCGTACTCCGCGTCGGACAGCTCCGCCCGCCACTGCTCGTCCGGCTTCTCGATGTCGTACGACATGGCGCTCCCTCAGCTCGACAGGTGTTCCAGGATCTGCGGGCCGAGGTCGGTGACGTCGCCCGCTCCCATGGTGAGAACGAGATCGCCGGGCTTGGCCATTCCCGCGACGACCCCGGGTACCCGCGTCCTGTCGTGCACGGCGGTGACATCGGCGCCGGCCGCCCGGGCCGCTTCGATGATCAGTTCGCTGGTGACGCCGGGGATCGGGTCCTCGCGGGCCGGATAGATGTCCAGCACCACCGAACCGTCGGCGAGCCCCAGAGCCTGGCCCATCTCGCTGCCGAGCTCCTGGGTGCGGGAGAAGAGGTGGGGCTGGAAGACGACCAGGATCCGGGCATCGCCGACCGCGCCCCGCATGGCCTCGAGGTCGGCGGTCATCTCGGTCGGATGGTGGGCGTAGGAGTCGATGACCTGGACCCCCGCGGCTTCGCCCTTGAGCTGGAGGCGGCGCTTGACCCCGGTGTACTTGCCGAGCGCCGACGCAAGATTGTGGGCCGGTACGCCGAGGGCCACACCGGCCGCCAGTGCGGCGACAGCGTTGTGGGCGTAGTGCCGGCCGGGGACGGACACCGTGAAAGTGAGGTACTTGCCGTTGAGGACAACGGTCACCTCGCTGGACAGACCGCGCGGGGTGACCTTGTGCACGCGTACGTCGGCGTCGGCGGACTCACCGTAGGTCACGACCTTCAGCGCGGAGAGGTCACGCACCCGTGCGGTGAGCTCGGCCGCGCCGGCCTGGTCGGCGGCGATCACCAGCGTGCCGCCGGGCACCACCTTGCCGACGAAGGTCTCGAAGGAGTCGTAGATCTCGTCCATCGAGGCGTAGTTCGCGTGGTGATCGAGCTCGACGTTGAGGACGATGGCGACCTCGGGGTCGTACTTCTGGAAGCTGCGGTCGCTCTCGTCGGCCTCGGCGACGAAGATGTCGCCCCGGCCGTGCCGGGCGTTGGTCCCCGGCCCGGCCAGGTCGCCGCCGATCGCGTACGACGGGTCGAGGCCCAGCTCCGTCAGTGCCACGGCCAGCATCGAAGTGGTGGTCGTCTTGCCGTGCGTGCCGGCCACGGCGATGGAGCGCAGACCGTGCATCAGCGAGGCCAGCGCGTCCGAACGGTGCACCACCGGGATGGACAGCTCCGCGGCCCGGGCCAGCTCCGGATTGTCCTCGCGGATCGCGCTGGAGACCACCACGCAGCTGGCGTCATCCGCCAGATGCCCGGCCGCGTGGCCGATGTGCACGGTGGCCCCGAGAGCCCGCAGCGCCTCGGCTGTCGGGGACTCACGGCTGTCGCTGCCCGCCACCTCGGCGCCGCGCTGGGCGAGGATCTTCGCGATGCCCGACATCCCGGCGCCGCCGATGCCGATGAAGTGCGGTCGGTCCATGGCGGTCGGCCTACCGGGTGCCATACGGATGTCTCCCCAAGCTGTACGAAAAGAGAGGCCCAGCCTATTCGCTGTGTGCGAAGAGCTTGAGCACCGGTACGCCGACCTTGTGACGGGCCCGCGATGCCCAGTCCCGGTGGAAGAACTCCTCGACGTAGTGCGGCGCGGTCATCACGATCACTTCGTCCGCCCCTTCCTCACCCACGACGGTCTTCAGGGCGTCGAGGGGATGCTTCTCCACGACCTGGCCGGTCGCCGCGCTGCCCGCGGCCCGCAGCGCTTCCAGCGACTGCTTCAGTGCCGCCTCGGCAGGCAGCCTCGCCGCCGCGCCCTCCGGGACGGTGCCCTCGCGCGGCACCTCGTCCAGCTCACCCAGCGCCACGTCGTCGATGGCCCGCAGCAGGACATCGGCCTGGTCGCCGCGGGGCTGCATGAGCACGAAGAAGGAGACGGCGTCGTCCCCGTGCAGCGTGGTGACGAAATCCACGTCCTCGGAGGTCAGAGGCTTCTCGATCATCAGTACGCTCGTGAACACCACGTTGAGCCCTTCTGCCGAAACCATCCTTCCCCGTGCCCGCACGGGGTCTGCGAATATAAGTGTGCCCAGTGAGCGGAAAGCGGAACAGAAGATTCCGTTCGTGTCAGTTCCGAACGTATCGGGCAAAAAGGAACCCGGCCTCCTCCAGCAGTGAGGCCAGTGCGAAGCGTTCCGGCACGGCGAGCCCCGGGCCGCCCACGATCCGTTGAGCATCGCCCGATGTGAGTACCGGGGAAAGTGTCAGACACAGTTCGTCGAGTACCCCGGCCGCCACGAACTGACCGAGCATCCGCGGCCCGCCCTCGGTCAGCAGCCGCCGGAACCCCCGCTCGGCCAGCTCCTGAACCGCCCTGGCCGGGTCCACCCCCGCCCCGTCCCCCGCGATCACGATCTCGGCCCCGGCCTGCCGCGCGGCACTGACCCGGTCCTGCGGCGCGCCGGCCCCCGTCACCACCAGGGTCGGTACCAGCGGAGCGGTGAACAGCGGCAGCGAGAAGTCCAGGTCCAGACTGGCGCTCACCACCGCGATCGCCGGCGCCGGGCCCTGCCCCGCGGCCGCTCTGCGCGCCGCGAAGGCCTCCCGGGCGCGGGCCGGGCGGTAGCCCTCCAGACGTACGGTTTCCGCTCCGGCCACGACCACGTCGGCGAGTCCTCGCAGAGTGCCGAAGATGCGCATGTCCGTCTCGGTGGAGATCGGCTGGGAACGCCCTTCGTGCTGCGCGGCCCCGTCGAGCGACGAGACCATGTTGGCCCGCAGCCAGGGGCCGCCTCCGCCCGGCGCCGTGGGGTACGCGTAGGCGTCGGCCAGTTCGTCCAGACTCCACTCGCGTGGGCCCGCCTCGGCGGGCACGGGGACTGTCTGGTCGGTCACAGGGAGCAGGCGTCGCATGTCAGGCAGTGTGGCATGGCGTTTAAGCTGGGGAACTGTGTCGTCGCCCATAGCCGAAGTGGTTCCCCAGTCCCTGTGCGCCCGTGAGCCGCGCGTTCCCGTCGACCGCCTGGTCGCCGAGATGGTGCCGCCGCCGCGGTTCGACTCGGTCCGCTTCGATACGTACGAGCCGGACCCCGGCCGGCCGAGCCAGACCGAGGCGGTGGACGTCCTCAGTGCGTTCGCCGCCGGACTCGGCGGGGCCACGGCCACCGGCACCGGCCGCAAGCGCTGGTTCGGCGGCCGCAAGCCCGCGCAGCCCACCGGTCCGCGTGGGGTCTACCTCGACGGCGGATACGGTGTCGGCAAGACCCACCTGCTCGCCTCCCTGTGGCACGCCACCCCGGCCGCGCCCGAGCAGAAGGCCTTCGGCACCTTCGTCGAGCTCACCAACCTGGTCGGTGCTCTCGGTTTCCAGCAGACCGTGCAGACGCTCAGCTGCCATCGGCTCCTGTGCATCGACGAGTTCGAACTGGACGACCCCGGGGACACGGTCCTCGTCTCCTCCCTGCTCACCCGGCTGGTCGAAGCGGGTGTGGCACTGGCCGCCACCTCCAACACCCTGCCCGGCAAGCTGGGCGAGGGCCGGTTCGCCGCGGCCGACTTCCTGCGCGAGATCCAGGGCCTGTCGGCGCACTTCCGTCCGCTGCGCATCGACGGCGACGACTACCGTCACCGCGGCCTGCCCGAGGCCCCCGCTCCCTACGACGACGAGCAGGTGACCAAGGCGGCGTACGCGACGCGGAACGCCTCCCTCGACGCCTTCCCCGCGCTCCTGGACCACCTCGCCCGGATCCACCCCAGCAGGTACGGCGCGCTCACCGAAGACCTCGACGCGGTCTGCCTCACCGAAGTGCAGCCGGTGGCCGACCAGTCGACGGCGCTGCGTCTGGTGGTGCTCGCCGACCGGCTCTACGACCGCGAGGTCCCGGTCCTCGCCTCCGGGCTCCCCTTCGACCGGCTGTTCAGTGACGAGATGCTGAACGGCGGATACCGGAAGAAGTATTTCCGGGCGATCTCCCGTCTCACGGCGCTGGCACGCGACGCCAAGGGGCTGGTGGCCCAGTAGGTTGGGGGCACGTCACCAGAAGGGATCATCATGGCCACCACGCGTGTCGCTCATACGGTCTGGGAAGGCGAGCTCTTCAAGGGCTCGGGCACCATCACCTTCGACACCTCGGGCATCGGCGAATTCCCGGTCACCTGGGCCTCCCGTGCCGAACAGGCCAACGGTAGAACCAGCCCGGAGGAGCTCATCGCGGCCGCCCACTCCAGCTGCTTCTCGATGGCGCTCTCCAACGGTCTGAACGGTGCGGGCAATCCGCCGACCCGCCTGACGACCCAGGCCGAGGTCACCTTCCAGCCGGGTGAGGGCATCACCGGTATCCACCTCACGGTGGCGGGCGAAGTTCCCGGGCTCGACGCGGACGGTTTCACCGCGGCCGCCGAGGACGCCAAGGCCAACTGCCCGGTCAGCCAGGCCCTTTCGGGTACGAAGATCACCCTGACCGCCACACTGGGCTGACCCGCCCAGCGCTCGCGGCCCCCGCGGATCCGGTGCAGGATCGAGGAGGCCGGGGGATTCCGCCGGAAGGGGTGCGCAGTGGCCGCGAAGGGCACGCAGAAGAAGCAGGCCCAGCCGCCGGGCCTGCGAGAGTTGTTGCGTATCCCCCCGGGCAGCGATGTCGACCTCGCCTCCTGCGACCCCGCGGGCGCCCCGGCGGGCCCGCGGAACAAGAAGGACGGCCTGGCGGACATCGCCCGGATGGGCGAACACCTGGCAGATCTCCAGGAGCGGTTGTACGCGGCGAGCGCGGGCGGAGACCGCAGACGCCTGCTGCTGGTGCTCCAGGGCATGGACACCAGCGGCAAGGGCGGGGTCGTCAAGCATGTCATCGGCGCCCTCAACCCGGCCGGCTGCCGGATCCGGTCCTTCAAGGCACCCACCGAGGAGGAGCGCGGCCAGCCGTTCCTCTGGCGGATCACCCGGGCACTGCCGAAGCCGGGCGAGATCGGGATCTTCGACCGCTCGCACTACGAGGACGTGCTGATCGCTCGGGTGCGCGAGCTGGCGCCGCGCAGTGTGGTCGACCGCCGGTACGCACAGATCAACTGCTTCGAACAGATCCTGGCCGATGACGGCACGACCGTCGTGAAGATCTTTCTGCACATCAGCCACGAGCAACAGCGGCGGCGGCTGCTCAAACGGCTCGACAACCCGCACAAGCACTGGAAGTTCAACACCGGCGACATCGAGGAACGGGCGCTGTGGCCCGCCTACCAGGAGGCTTACGAGCTGGCACTGGAGCGCTGTTCGACGCGCACGGCGCCCTGGTACGTGGTGCCTTCCGACCGCAAGTGGTACCGGAACTGGGCGATCAGCACACTGCTCCTCGAGCACCTGACGGCACTGGACCCGCAGTACCCGGAAGCGGACTTCGATGTTTCGGCGTGCCGCAGGCACCTGCTGGAGGGGGACTGACCCCGCACAGCGCCCCGCGACGGTCCGGCGCCCCCCGGCGCGGCGAACCCGGTCCGGCCCGGACTCTTGACAGGTTCACGCCCCTGGACTGTGGGAGCGCTCCCAAGCATCGAGGGACACCACGCGATCGAGTAACACCACCGGACAGCCCTGCCGGTGGTGCGGTCCGTGATCCGGTGCCCGCGGCCGCTCGGCGGGGCGCCCGCGGCCGTTCGGCGGGGTGCCCGGCATCACGGTGGGCAGGGGTGGTCGTCCGGTTCGCCGGCG contains:
- a CDS encoding PPK2 family polyphosphate kinase, producing MAAKGTQKKQAQPPGLRELLRIPPGSDVDLASCDPAGAPAGPRNKKDGLADIARMGEHLADLQERLYAASAGGDRRRLLLVLQGMDTSGKGGVVKHVIGALNPAGCRIRSFKAPTEEERGQPFLWRITRALPKPGEIGIFDRSHYEDVLIARVRELAPRSVVDRRYAQINCFEQILADDGTTVVKIFLHISHEQQRRRLLKRLDNPHKHWKFNTGDIEERALWPAYQEAYELALERCSTRTAPWYVVPSDRKWYRNWAISTLLLEHLTALDPQYPEADFDVSACRRHLLEGD
- the murC gene encoding UDP-N-acetylmuramate--L-alanine ligase; the encoded protein is MAPGRPTAMDRPHFIGIGGAGMSGIAKILAQRGAEVAGSDSRESPTAEALRALGATVHIGHAAGHLADDASCVVVSSAIREDNPELARAAELSIPVVHRSDALASLMHGLRSIAVAGTHGKTTTTSMLAVALTELGLDPSYAIGGDLAGPGTNARHGRGDIFVAEADESDRSFQKYDPEVAIVLNVELDHHANYASMDEIYDSFETFVGKVVPGGTLVIAADQAGAAELTARVRDLSALKVVTYGESADADVRVHKVTPRGLSSEVTVVLNGKYLTFTVSVPGRHYAHNAVAALAAGVALGVPAHNLASALGKYTGVKRRLQLKGEAAGVQVIDSYAHHPTEMTADLEAMRGAVGDARILVVFQPHLFSRTQELGSEMGQALGLADGSVVLDIYPAREDPIPGVTSELIIEAARAAGADVTAVHDRTRVPGVVAGMAKPGDLVLTMGAGDVTDLGPQILEHLSS
- a CDS encoding pyrimidine reductase family protein: MRRLLPVTDQTVPVPAEAGPREWSLDELADAYAYPTAPGGGGPWLRANMVSSLDGAAQHEGRSQPISTETDMRIFGTLRGLADVVVAGAETVRLEGYRPARAREAFAARRAAAGQGPAPAIAVVSASLDLDFSLPLFTAPLVPTLVVTGAGAPQDRVSAARQAGAEIVIAGDGAGVDPARAVQELAERGFRRLLTEGGPRMLGQFVAAGVLDELCLTLSPVLTSGDAQRIVGGPGLAVPERFALASLLEEAGFLFARYVRN
- a CDS encoding OsmC family protein, translating into MATTRVAHTVWEGELFKGSGTITFDTSGIGEFPVTWASRAEQANGRTSPEELIAAAHSSCFSMALSNGLNGAGNPPTRLTTQAEVTFQPGEGITGIHLTVAGEVPGLDADGFTAAAEDAKANCPVSQALSGTKITLTATLG
- the zapE gene encoding cell division protein ZapE, yielding MSGSVAWRLSWGTVSSPIAEVVPQSLCAREPRVPVDRLVAEMVPPPRFDSVRFDTYEPDPGRPSQTEAVDVLSAFAAGLGGATATGTGRKRWFGGRKPAQPTGPRGVYLDGGYGVGKTHLLASLWHATPAAPEQKAFGTFVELTNLVGALGFQQTVQTLSCHRLLCIDEFELDDPGDTVLVSSLLTRLVEAGVALAATSNTLPGKLGEGRFAAADFLREIQGLSAHFRPLRIDGDDYRHRGLPEAPAPYDDEQVTKAAYATRNASLDAFPALLDHLARIHPSRYGALTEDLDAVCLTEVQPVADQSTALRLVVLADRLYDREVPVLASGLPFDRLFSDEMLNGGYRKKYFRAISRLTALARDAKGLVAQ
- a CDS encoding indole-3-glycerol phosphate synthase → MFTSVLMIEKPLTSEDVDFVTTLHGDDAVSFFVLMQPRGDQADVLLRAIDDVALGELDEVPREGTVPEGAAARLPAEAALKQSLEALRAAGSAATGQVVEKHPLDALKTVVGEEGADEVIVMTAPHYVEEFFHRDWASRARHKVGVPVLKLFAHSE